The genomic segment tccattttcttatctatttttttaaaaaaatttagctgcATTACATGTATCTATGTAAGTTGagtaaatgtatgtgtgtatgtatgtacatgtgtgctcaggcagagcatattatttttttaaatgtgatatatttggaagatttttctttttttttttttttgatcaggATCTCTGGTTGGAGtacggtggcatcatcatagctcactgcaacctcaaactcctgggctcaagtgatcctcctgcctcagcttcctgagtagatgggactacaggtgcatgccatcctgcccagctaattttttctattttttgtagagacaggggtctcactatgttgctcaggctggtctcaaactcctggcttcaagtgatcctcctgccttggcctcccaaagtgccagtacaggcatgagctactgtatCCAGTCTAGATTTGGGAGATGTTTTgaagataacttttttttcttttcttatttttttctttttcttttctttttagtgaatATCCCCATCAGAAGAGTTATATGAAGATACCCTTTTCAAGCTGGCACCAAACTGTTGCTCATATTTAAGTTTTACTTTTCTAAGATTTCTGGAAATTGTTGAGTTAATTTAGTGAATGCTTAAGAGTGGTACATTGTCATGTCTCTCTTGCCTTACAGTCTTGTGCCATCTCAGAGAGTCGTTTTGCTCCATAAAAGGTGGTAGTTAAGAAGCCCTGCTTTCCAAACATTGTGACTTCAGAGCTTGCTAATCTAACTTTCTGTGTTTAAGGCAACAGTAAATAAACATAGGGACCCACCTAGATGTGAGTGTGAGGGCACATGAGGAGCTGGTCGCGTACATTCAATCAAAGCATTTCTTCTCACCCTCATTTACTTTATCTTGGActttttctctaattatttcaTACATATACGTAAATCCTTTCTCCGTCAACCTCTACAAGGTCTTCATGGCAGGAATTTTGTCTGTTGCTTCTCGTAGCACCTAGGACATTCTGTGTATATAGCACATGTACAAATTTTCCAGGAATGTTTTCCAAGTAAAATTTACTTCAGCACATTTatggagcatctactatgtgaGAGGCATTCTGCTTCATGCCTTGAGGAACATAAAGATGAATAGGCTgtagctcctgacctcaaggaacttGCTGATAGCAAAAACATGGTTAAGTATTCTGATGAGAGATTCCTTGTATGGTTTGCACTTGCCTCCCTGCAAGTAGAGTGGGCATATGGAATTGTACCTTGTCACCAGATCTTCTGTAGGCTATGTTGACTAAGGGCCCTGTAGTGTCGGGCTCCTTCCAAAGGCACATTTTCATCTTGAGATAATGAGGCAGGCAGGAGAGATGGTATTTCTGAGTGAGCGTGAATCTTGGTGGTTATAGTACGTTGCTTAGAGTATGGTTCTCCAAATACCTGCATCTCAAATACTGTTAAATattcagattcctgggcctcaaCTCAGACCTATTGAAACAGAGTATCTAGGAGTGAAACCCTAAAATCCACGGTTTAACAAATTCTTTATTCTAACAGACTCATTCAGGTGATTctgaagtttgaaaaccattgatCTTAGTGTTGGTATAGTGAGGAATACGCCAGTGGGATCAGAAGTGGGATGAAACTTGGCAGCGTGCTGCTGTTTatcctgtctctgtgtcccccGTGCTCCCTGATGGTTAGGTGCCCTCTCTAACGGCCCTACGCTGCAATGAAGTACACAAATCCCTCTGGCTACCATACTAGAAATGTAGAACTGAATTTTCTAGTAGgtgaaaagcatttattttttcacattgaaGCACTTGGAGAGAAGAATCAAACTGCACTACCGTCCACACACGTATCATGGATGACTGGCTGGACTGTGCTTTCACCTGTGGTGTGGACTGCCGCGGTCAGGGGAAGTTCCCGTGTCTTCAGGTGTTTGTGAACCTCACTCATTCAGGTCACAAAGCTCTCCTACATTACAATGAAGAGGCTGTCCAGATAAATTCCAAGGTAATGGAAAGTTCATGTAATTAAAGAGTTCTTACTGCAATAACCCTTCCATGCCAGACTGTCTCTAGCAGGGTACAAAACCCATGGCTGTCTTTAGGGATAAATCTATTTGCTTCTAGTGAACAATTTTAtagtgatcaagtcaggataAATGAAGCTAAAAGCATTCTTGGAGGGAAATGgcatatatatagagaaaagggATTATTCCAGTTTCACAAATTGGTGTCTGGAATTTACAGGCTGAGCCAATGTGCAGTCATTTGCGGGCAGTCTTGCTTTCGGGAGAGCCCACTCCCTATCATATCAAAAGTGTTAAAATGTACTCACAGTCTACTATAaatcaaacaattttttaatcaaagaaatttaaaggtttataatttttattttaataagttataTAACTGGGTCATATGATTTACAGTTTACATTTACACCTAACTATAAAAGTTGTTAGCTGATATGTTGTTACACTTTGTGTATTTAATTGAGCACTAATTTCAATTTGaagatttctgttttctattttggaTGCAATAATTTTTGAGGTTTCAAACATTTTGTAGGCCCTTAGCACAGAACCTCAAGTGTCtaatggatatgttaataaaCCTCAAGCTTTTTGGAAAAGTCACCAGCTGATAGAGACCCCTTCTCCACTGGTTCTGCCTCCCAGGAACCAAAGCCCAGGTGGGCCTCCCTCTCTGTGAGCCTAGAGCAAAAGCCCCAATGTGCTGCCCTTTAGGGAAAGGTTTGGCGACAGGAGACCAAGACAAAGACAACAGAGGCACTATTAGGTGTTGAAAGCTTGTAGTAGGGCTTAATACGTTTTTGCTGAATGGACAAATGGATTTGTTGGGTTAATGTTCAGAAAGAGAACAAGGACCTGCAGGTGGGGAGGAGTCATATTCCTTTTGAAGTTGGTCACTGCTTTTCCTGCAATGTTATATAGTCTAAGAATTCCTTCCCATATCCTTGCTTAGTGCCTGGAAATGGCCATTTCACTCTGGCCCTCCTGCTATgtaatattttaccattttctaAGATTGAAACTCCCCTCTGGAAGCTTCAGCCTGACACTATTTCAGAATCAGAACTGTTACGTGCTCGGTATTGGTGACAGTgcccttttttcctcctctatatTCCTAGTGCTTTTACACACCTAAGTGCCACCGAAATAGGAATGATTTGCTCAACAGTGCTCTGGACATAAAGGAATTCTTCGATCACAAAAATGGAACCCCCTTTTCATGCTTCTACAGTCCAGACAGCCAATCTGAAGATGTCATTCTTATAAAAAAGTATGACCAAATGGTTATCTTCCACTGTTTATTTTGGCCTTCATTGACTCTGCTAGGTGGTGCCTTGATTGTCGGCATGGTGAGATTAACACAGCACCTGTCTTTACTGTGTGAAAAATATAGCACTGCGGTCAGAGATGAGGTAGGTGCCAAAGTACCCTATAAGGAACAGCATCGGTTCAAACTGTGGAGTACGGGGAGGAGCaaaggaaggagcagagaaatCTTAAGGTGGTGGCCAAATTAAAGTCCTGGCCTTCAGATGCCTGCAGTTTCTGCAGTTGAGGACCTAATTATTCTTGCTTGTAAACTAATCATGTAAAGGGTAATTAAAGTatcatttgggaaaatattttaaaaacccttattatatattctatttattctataaatacatacaaatccACCAAATTTTATACTCCAAATCTCTTTCCACATGAGCCTAGGAAGCACTTTTTGTTCCCACATGGCAAAATGAGATCAAGGTATTCTTTATCTAATTTTAGCTCTAGCTAGAATCTGTCAATATGGAAATAAACAATGAGGGTATCTAACCTATTGAACACTGAACCATCAGCCTGATTCTATGCAACATAGTTcatattaaaacatttctgaTAAAAAGACTATTAGTGAAGAACAGTTCATTCACTGTAGGAAGACAAAAGTCTggtagaaaatttaagaaaacatggACCTACCATATAGTTTGTTCTTTCTTCACCGATCATGATAAAGGAGGAAAGCTGCTGCCTAGAAAATTCGTTAAGTTTAGAGTTATTGTATTTAACCATGCCATgtatcatgtgatttttctttcaacGTTTT from the Eulemur rufifrons isolate Redbay chromosome 7, OSU_ERuf_1, whole genome shotgun sequence genome contains:
- the KCNMB3 gene encoding calcium-activated potassium channel subunit beta-3 isoform X1; amino-acid sequence: MQPFSIPVQITLQDSRRRQGRTAFPTSGKKRGTDYDDGDLAAVHKKLPSSAGEDRAMLLGFAMMGFSVLMFFLLGTTILKPFMLSTWREESNCTTVHTRIMDDWLDCAFTCGVDCRGQGKFPCLQVFVNLTHSGHKALLHYNEEAVQINSKCFYTPKCHRNRNDLLNSALDIKEFFDHKNGTPFSCFYSPDSQSEDVILIKKYDQMVIFHCLFWPSLTLLGGALIVGMVRLTQHLSLLCEKYSTAVRDEVGAKVPYKEQHRFKLWSTGRSKGRSREILRWWPN